A window from Halomicrobium urmianum encodes these proteins:
- a CDS encoding lipopolysaccharide biosynthesis protein: MADDRLETTAGADADRADGDRHERSASAPDPVEQRLDDALERVAHGATVSVPGILVRRGLALAFTAVLTNGFTAGAYGTFAVARRLQRFLLHVALGFRRGLSRFLPAAESTAERDALVTVASLLLVGVATVFGTALYVAVPHVTRAAGEGPQFQTLLRVFAVGLPASVWLFTVTEVLRGLEEVVPLTLTLRVGFPVAQLAVGAVGVLVGDLVFVAGGVVLAMGAVGLTATGWLARNRGLRPRAPGADGGRIWRRYVDYSLPLFAGGFATVTQRFGFYPLIALFLSGVAGGVFAVAVLLGLLVRLPLLGVNQFIPPVMAALHEAGHRDALRRLYQVTSRLVLVGVTGITIPLLVYREAALGLFGPTFVEYAALLPGFLLAQYVACAAGSVGLLLMMTDNQRAYLIVNVAITAVLAAIAVPLTIRYGLPGLVLSYFLMYAVNNGLEVVVLYYLEGLQPFTRLHLRPVAAAVPLAVVTLGAHATLPAPAAPAVGTLLGLTAYALVLRRLGFTPVERRLAETMIGRYRDALGRD; this comes from the coding sequence GTGGCCGACGATCGGCTGGAGACGACGGCAGGAGCCGACGCGGACCGGGCCGACGGCGACCGCCACGAGCGTTCGGCGTCCGCGCCCGACCCCGTCGAGCAGCGCCTCGACGACGCGCTCGAACGGGTCGCCCACGGCGCGACCGTCTCGGTCCCGGGCATCCTCGTCCGGCGGGGGCTGGCGCTGGCGTTCACCGCCGTCCTGACTAACGGATTCACTGCCGGAGCATACGGGACGTTCGCGGTCGCGAGGCGGCTCCAGCGGTTCCTCCTCCACGTCGCGCTCGGGTTCCGGCGCGGCCTCAGCAGGTTCCTCCCGGCGGCGGAGTCGACGGCCGAGCGCGACGCGCTCGTCACCGTGGCGAGCCTCCTGCTGGTCGGCGTCGCGACGGTCTTCGGGACCGCGCTCTACGTCGCGGTGCCGCACGTGACGCGCGCCGCCGGCGAGGGCCCGCAGTTCCAGACGCTGCTCCGGGTCTTCGCCGTGGGGCTGCCGGCGAGCGTCTGGCTGTTCACCGTCACGGAGGTCCTGCGCGGCCTCGAGGAAGTCGTCCCGCTCACGCTCACCCTCCGCGTCGGCTTTCCGGTCGCACAGCTCGCCGTGGGCGCCGTCGGCGTCCTCGTCGGCGACCTGGTGTTCGTCGCCGGCGGCGTGGTCCTCGCGATGGGCGCAGTCGGACTGACCGCGACCGGCTGGCTGGCCCGGAACAGGGGCCTTCGGCCGCGAGCACCGGGCGCCGACGGCGGGCGGATCTGGCGTCGGTACGTCGATTACTCGCTGCCGCTGTTCGCGGGCGGGTTCGCCACTGTCACGCAGCGGTTCGGCTTCTACCCGCTGATCGCCCTGTTCCTCTCGGGCGTCGCTGGCGGCGTCTTCGCCGTCGCCGTCCTCCTCGGCCTGCTCGTTCGCCTCCCGCTTCTGGGCGTCAACCAGTTCATCCCGCCCGTGATGGCCGCCCTCCACGAGGCCGGCCACCGGGACGCGCTCCGCCGGCTGTATCAGGTCACGAGCCGGCTCGTCCTCGTCGGGGTCACGGGGATCACCATCCCGCTGCTCGTGTACCGAGAGGCCGCGCTCGGGCTGTTCGGCCCCACGTTCGTCGAGTACGCGGCGCTGCTCCCGGGCTTTCTCCTCGCCCAGTACGTCGCGTGTGCGGCCGGGAGCGTCGGCCTCCTGTTGATGATGACCGACAACCAGCGGGCCTACCTGATCGTCAACGTGGCGATCACCGCCGTCCTGGCGGCGATCGCGGTACCCCTCACGATCCGGTACGGACTGCCCGGACTCGTCCTGAGCTACTTCCTCATGTACGCGGTGAACAACGGGCTCGAAGTCGTCGTGCTGTACTACCTGGAGGGGCTACAGCCGTTCACGCGCCTGCACCTCCGGCCCGTCGCCGCGGCCGTCCCGCTCGCAGTCGTCACGCTCGGGGCGCACGCGACGCTTCCGGCGCCCGCCGCGCCGGCGGTCGGGACGCTGCTCGGCCTGACGGCGTACGCCCTCGTCCTCCGCCGTCTGGGGTTCACGCCCGTGGAGCGGCGACTGGCCGAGACGATGATCGGCCGTTACCGGGACGCGCTCGGCCGGGACTGA
- a CDS encoding TRAM domain-containing protein has product MADCPLADECPEFTERIEGMGCTHYGDRGGKEWCKHYNQPIEDLKSQPVKPGEEVVVEVEDIHESGAGVGRTGDGFIIMVDGVLPPAKARVKVTKVRSNHARAEELERLELDEDEGEGADADEADADADEEGDASAGADGEPERQRLGSRDNFWG; this is encoded by the coding sequence ATGGCTGACTGTCCACTCGCGGACGAGTGCCCCGAATTCACCGAGCGGATCGAGGGCATGGGCTGCACCCACTACGGCGACCGGGGTGGCAAGGAGTGGTGCAAGCACTACAACCAGCCCATCGAGGACCTCAAGAGCCAGCCGGTCAAGCCCGGCGAGGAGGTCGTCGTCGAGGTCGAGGACATCCACGAGAGCGGCGCCGGCGTCGGTCGGACGGGCGACGGGTTCATCATCATGGTGGACGGCGTCCTCCCGCCGGCGAAGGCCCGCGTGAAGGTGACGAAGGTGCGGTCCAACCACGCCCGCGCTGAGGAGCTGGAGCGCCTGGAACTCGACGAGGACGAGGGCGAGGGCGCCGACGCCGACGAGGCAGACGCCGACGCCGACGAGGAGGGCGACGCGTCCGCCGGAGCGGACGGCGAACCCGAGCGCCAGCGCCTCGGCAGCCGCGACAACTTCTGGGGCTGA
- a CDS encoding aluminum activated malate transporter family protein, whose amino-acid sequence MDFEFDSGKLLYAIGVALAIASLVYFMRDLVFGLSITVKAALLFLAFVAFFAVGVATERDVLDAVAFALSGGAYLVGLGYVVSNYPIEDTGTFLLLAVSAALFVGLGYLLRERGFALPVRTAASVVAVLAVVGVALVGADAVGGGVTYDLETNESVTVEPPTGEYPDNHVPGVEKRVGTLTATNEFVFRRALDPPQVVACVVDGDGVVQRHAGVSLSTPGERYGYPQSIGGGGTVPMHLTLHLDRDRNQTAPVTYAVERAGECPTDVDEPTVAIVVDPDERGGTYGRPV is encoded by the coding sequence ATGGACTTCGAGTTCGACAGCGGCAAACTCCTCTACGCGATCGGCGTAGCGCTGGCCATTGCCTCGCTCGTCTACTTCATGCGCGACCTGGTGTTCGGGCTGTCGATCACCGTCAAGGCCGCCCTGCTCTTTCTCGCGTTCGTCGCCTTCTTCGCCGTCGGCGTGGCGACCGAGCGGGACGTCCTCGACGCCGTCGCCTTCGCCCTCTCCGGCGGGGCCTACCTCGTCGGCCTCGGGTACGTCGTCAGCAACTACCCGATCGAGGACACGGGCACGTTCCTGTTGCTGGCGGTCTCCGCGGCGCTGTTCGTCGGGCTCGGCTACCTCCTGCGCGAGCGCGGGTTCGCCCTGCCGGTCCGGACCGCGGCGTCGGTCGTCGCCGTCCTAGCCGTCGTGGGCGTCGCCCTCGTCGGCGCCGACGCCGTCGGCGGCGGCGTGACCTACGACCTGGAGACCAACGAGTCGGTCACGGTCGAGCCGCCGACCGGGGAGTACCCGGACAACCACGTCCCGGGCGTCGAGAAGCGGGTCGGGACGCTCACGGCGACCAACGAGTTCGTCTTCCGCCGCGCGCTCGATCCGCCCCAGGTGGTGGCCTGTGTCGTCGACGGCGACGGCGTCGTCCAGCGCCACGCGGGCGTCTCACTCAGCACGCCGGGCGAGCGGTACGGCTATCCCCAGAGCATCGGCGGCGGCGGAACGGTCCCGATGCACCTCACGCTCCACCTCGACCGCGACCGGAACCAGACCGCGCCCGTGACTTACGCCGTCGAGCGGGCCGGGGAGTGCCCGACCGACGTCGACGAACCCACCGTGGCCATCGTCGTCGACCCGGACGAGCGGGGCGGGACGTACGGCCGGCCGGTGTGA